A window from Salvia miltiorrhiza cultivar Shanhuang (shh) chromosome 2, IMPLAD_Smil_shh, whole genome shotgun sequence encodes these proteins:
- the LOC131012830 gene encoding uncharacterized protein LOC131012830 isoform X3: MRNFTLASPPAFGNSCRGLLVMGDAFGHIFLCNPTTKQFQFIPPTEDITYFSIQQLSLGYDSKSGDYKLLRVTIRMREPDGTNRTKTELYSVKNDSWKTIPNCDCFLYGRGEYVDDRCYWLDLYGSKVISFDFSEESFSYLPVPREPPEPEDRLDKFLLFKLDNEDSVGLILVWPRSGGIYSCGKRIGGDYYQFWVWRDGSWCLHKNVVLSGCYDISDMIDGRFMFLEGPSSQSLIPYECHQVVYDWNGKECMYLGLIERRNNIIFFSYVQSTFALPHGKPINGSRYLNHIQTDSKPILKWANDGYDSDLDLSLDDYNLNLIDSFVNGFRVFDDTEEAVEVLEEEEDEDEDEDEDEDEDEDEDEDEDEEMDPNTEELVANWRKNCSRYVVGISHGESTKAPGAPFAECGSLPLRGMCCSVSTENNLKFLIGYGLQLPGIDCSFAKNNKHIEGCKLSQPWLAHTLLSLGCCVRGRGPLGWIGQIGGSNLSPPLLGCRKNNMPLEGSKLSQPWLCHSLLSLGCSVRGRGPVRWIGRIGIGGSNLSQLWLAPSLPLLGCRMKGSLRIFY, encoded by the exons ATGCGAAATTTCACCTTGGCAAGTCCG CCAGCTTTTGGTAACAGTTGTAGGGGTTTGTTGGTTATGGGCGATGCTTTTGGCCATATTTTTCTTTGCAACCCCACAACCAAACAGTTTCAATTTATTCCTCCCACAGAAGATATAACTTATTTTAGCATCCAGCAGTTGTCTCTCGGCTATGATTCTAAATCTGGTGATTACAAACTCTTAAGAGTTACGATACGAATGCGGGAACCTGATGGAACAAATAGAACAAAAACTGAGTTGTATTCGGTAAAAAATGATTCTTGGAAGACGATTCCGAATTGTGATTGTTTTCTATATGGCCGCGGTGAGTATGTTGACGATAGGTGTTATTGGCTGGATTTATATGGAAGCAAAGTCATATCGTTCGATTTTAGCGAGGAAAGCTTCTCTTACTTGCCTGTACCACGTGAGCCACCAGAGCCAGAGGATCGTCTTGATAAATTTCTGCTATTTAAGTTAGATAATGAAGATTCGGTAGGGCTTATTTTAGTTTGGCCACGGAGCGGAGGTATCTATAGTTGCGGTAAACGTATTGGCGGTGATTATTATCAGTTTTGGGTATGGAGAGATGGGTCTTGGTGCTTGCATAAAAATGTCGTTCTTAGTGGTTGTTATGATATATCAGATATGATAGATGGTCGATTCATGTTTCTTGAAGGACCAAGTAGCCAATCGCTTATACCCTATGAATGTCATCAAGTAGTTTACGATTGGAATGGGAAAGAGTGTATGTATTTGGGTTTGATTGAGCGTAGGAATAatatcattttcttttcttatgtTCAGAGCACCTTTGCGCTGCCCCATGGAAAGCCAATCAATGG ATCCCGTTATCTTAATCATATTCAGACTGACTCCAAGCCTATACTCAAATGGGCGAATGATGGTTATGATTCTGATCTTGATCTTAGTCTTGATGACTACAACTTGAACCTCATTGATTCGTTTGTTAACGG ATTCCGTGTCTTTGATGATACAGAGGAGGCAGTGGAGGTattggaggaggaggaggatgaggatgaggatgaggatgaggatgaggatgaggatgaggatgaggatgaggatgaggatgaggagaTG GATCCTAACACTGAGGAGTTAGTTGCAAATTGGCGAAAAAATTGTTCACGCTATGTTGTTGGAATTAGTCATGGTGAAA GTACAAAAGCACCTGGGGCACCATTTGCTGAATGTGGTTCTCTCCCATTACGTGGAATGTGTTGTTCA GTTTCAACGgaaaacaatttaaaatttctaaTCGGCTATGGCTTGCAGCTACCCGGCATTGACTGCAGCTTCGCCAAGAATAATAAGCACATAGAAGGCTGCAAGCTTAGCCAGCCATGGTTGGCCCATACCCTGCTCTCGCTTGGCTGTTGTGTGAGGGGCAGAGGGCCCCTTGGCTGGATTGGGCAGATAGGAGGCAGCAACCTTAGCCCGCCCTTGCTTGGCTGTCGCAAGAATAATATGCCCTTAGAAGGCAGCAAGCTTAGCCAGCCATGGTTGTGCCATAGCCTGCTCTCGCTTGGCTGTTCTGTGAGGGGCAGAGGGCCCGTTCGCTGGATTGGGCGTATAGGAATAGGAGGCAGCAACCTTAGCCAGCTGTGGTTGGCCCCTAGCCTGCCCTTGCTTGGCTGTCGCATGAAGGGCAGTCTGCGGATTTTCTATTGA
- the LOC131012830 gene encoding uncharacterized protein LOC131012830 isoform X1, which translates to MSNSEQKRFNAKFHLGKSGMYHLSAFSPPDFSEIPEDSFDLPFLNPWQPAFGNSCRGLLVMGDAFGHIFLCNPTTKQFQFIPPTEDITYFSIQQLSLGYDSKSGDYKLLRVTIRMREPDGTNRTKTELYSVKNDSWKTIPNCDCFLYGRGEYVDDRCYWLDLYGSKVISFDFSEESFSYLPVPREPPEPEDRLDKFLLFKLDNEDSVGLILVWPRSGGIYSCGKRIGGDYYQFWVWRDGSWCLHKNVVLSGCYDISDMIDGRFMFLEGPSSQSLIPYECHQVVYDWNGKECMYLGLIERRNNIIFFSYVQSTFALPHGKPINGSRYLNHIQTDSKPILKWANDGYDSDLDLSLDDYNLNLIDSFVNGFRVFDDTEEAVEVLEEEEDEDEDEDEDEDEDEDEDEDEDEEMDPNTEELVANWRKNCSRYVVGISHGESTKAPGAPFAECGSLPLRGMCCSVSTENNLKFLIGYGLQLPGIDCSFAKNNKHIEGCKLSQPWLAHTLLSLGCCVRGRGPLGWIGQIGGSNLSPPLLGCRKNNMPLEGSKLSQPWLCHSLLSLGCSVRGRGPVRWIGRIGIGGSNLSQLWLAPSLPLLGCRMKGSLRIFY; encoded by the exons ATGAGTAATTCCGAGCAGAAACGGTTTAATGCGAAATTTCACCTTGGCAAGTCCGGTATGTATCATTTATCTGCTTTTTCTCCGCCAGATTTTTCTGAAATCCCTGAAGATAGTTTCGACCTTCCTTTTTTGAATCCATGGCAGCCAGCTTTTGGTAACAGTTGTAGGGGTTTGTTGGTTATGGGCGATGCTTTTGGCCATATTTTTCTTTGCAACCCCACAACCAAACAGTTTCAATTTATTCCTCCCACAGAAGATATAACTTATTTTAGCATCCAGCAGTTGTCTCTCGGCTATGATTCTAAATCTGGTGATTACAAACTCTTAAGAGTTACGATACGAATGCGGGAACCTGATGGAACAAATAGAACAAAAACTGAGTTGTATTCGGTAAAAAATGATTCTTGGAAGACGATTCCGAATTGTGATTGTTTTCTATATGGCCGCGGTGAGTATGTTGACGATAGGTGTTATTGGCTGGATTTATATGGAAGCAAAGTCATATCGTTCGATTTTAGCGAGGAAAGCTTCTCTTACTTGCCTGTACCACGTGAGCCACCAGAGCCAGAGGATCGTCTTGATAAATTTCTGCTATTTAAGTTAGATAATGAAGATTCGGTAGGGCTTATTTTAGTTTGGCCACGGAGCGGAGGTATCTATAGTTGCGGTAAACGTATTGGCGGTGATTATTATCAGTTTTGGGTATGGAGAGATGGGTCTTGGTGCTTGCATAAAAATGTCGTTCTTAGTGGTTGTTATGATATATCAGATATGATAGATGGTCGATTCATGTTTCTTGAAGGACCAAGTAGCCAATCGCTTATACCCTATGAATGTCATCAAGTAGTTTACGATTGGAATGGGAAAGAGTGTATGTATTTGGGTTTGATTGAGCGTAGGAATAatatcattttcttttcttatgtTCAGAGCACCTTTGCGCTGCCCCATGGAAAGCCAATCAATGG ATCCCGTTATCTTAATCATATTCAGACTGACTCCAAGCCTATACTCAAATGGGCGAATGATGGTTATGATTCTGATCTTGATCTTAGTCTTGATGACTACAACTTGAACCTCATTGATTCGTTTGTTAACGG ATTCCGTGTCTTTGATGATACAGAGGAGGCAGTGGAGGTattggaggaggaggaggatgaggatgaggatgaggatgaggatgaggatgaggatgaggatgaggatgaggatgaggatgaggagaTG GATCCTAACACTGAGGAGTTAGTTGCAAATTGGCGAAAAAATTGTTCACGCTATGTTGTTGGAATTAGTCATGGTGAAA GTACAAAAGCACCTGGGGCACCATTTGCTGAATGTGGTTCTCTCCCATTACGTGGAATGTGTTGTTCA GTTTCAACGgaaaacaatttaaaatttctaaTCGGCTATGGCTTGCAGCTACCCGGCATTGACTGCAGCTTCGCCAAGAATAATAAGCACATAGAAGGCTGCAAGCTTAGCCAGCCATGGTTGGCCCATACCCTGCTCTCGCTTGGCTGTTGTGTGAGGGGCAGAGGGCCCCTTGGCTGGATTGGGCAGATAGGAGGCAGCAACCTTAGCCCGCCCTTGCTTGGCTGTCGCAAGAATAATATGCCCTTAGAAGGCAGCAAGCTTAGCCAGCCATGGTTGTGCCATAGCCTGCTCTCGCTTGGCTGTTCTGTGAGGGGCAGAGGGCCCGTTCGCTGGATTGGGCGTATAGGAATAGGAGGCAGCAACCTTAGCCAGCTGTGGTTGGCCCCTAGCCTGCCCTTGCTTGGCTGTCGCATGAAGGGCAGTCTGCGGATTTTCTATTGA
- the LOC131012830 gene encoding uncharacterized protein LOC131012830 isoform X4, whose translation MRNFTLASPPAFGNSCRGLLVMGDAFGHIFLCNPTTKQFQFIPPTEDITYFSIQQLSLGYDSKSGDYKLLRVTIRMREPDGTNRTKTELYSVKNDSWKTIPNCDCFLYGRGEYVDDRCYWLDLYGSKVISFDFSEESFSYLPVPREPPEPEDRLDKFLLFKLDNEDSVGLILVWPRSGGIYSCGKRIGGDYYQFWVWRDGSWCLHKNVVLSGCYDISDMIDGRFMFLEGPSSQSLIPYECHQVVYDWNGKECMYLGLIERRNNIIFFSYVQSTFALPHGKPINGSRYLNHIQTDSKPILKWANDGYDSDLDLSLDDYNLNLIDSFVNGFRVFDDTEEAVEVLEEEEDEDEDEDEDEDEDEDEDEDEDEEMDPNTEELVANWRKNCSRYVVGISHGTKAPGAPFAECGSLPLRGMCCSVSTENNLKFLIGYGLQLPGIDCSFAKNNKHIEGCKLSQPWLAHTLLSLGCCVRGRGPLGWIGQIGGSNLSPPLLGCRKNNMPLEGSKLSQPWLCHSLLSLGCSVRGRGPVRWIGRIGIGGSNLSQLWLAPSLPLLGCRMKGSLRIFY comes from the exons ATGCGAAATTTCACCTTGGCAAGTCCG CCAGCTTTTGGTAACAGTTGTAGGGGTTTGTTGGTTATGGGCGATGCTTTTGGCCATATTTTTCTTTGCAACCCCACAACCAAACAGTTTCAATTTATTCCTCCCACAGAAGATATAACTTATTTTAGCATCCAGCAGTTGTCTCTCGGCTATGATTCTAAATCTGGTGATTACAAACTCTTAAGAGTTACGATACGAATGCGGGAACCTGATGGAACAAATAGAACAAAAACTGAGTTGTATTCGGTAAAAAATGATTCTTGGAAGACGATTCCGAATTGTGATTGTTTTCTATATGGCCGCGGTGAGTATGTTGACGATAGGTGTTATTGGCTGGATTTATATGGAAGCAAAGTCATATCGTTCGATTTTAGCGAGGAAAGCTTCTCTTACTTGCCTGTACCACGTGAGCCACCAGAGCCAGAGGATCGTCTTGATAAATTTCTGCTATTTAAGTTAGATAATGAAGATTCGGTAGGGCTTATTTTAGTTTGGCCACGGAGCGGAGGTATCTATAGTTGCGGTAAACGTATTGGCGGTGATTATTATCAGTTTTGGGTATGGAGAGATGGGTCTTGGTGCTTGCATAAAAATGTCGTTCTTAGTGGTTGTTATGATATATCAGATATGATAGATGGTCGATTCATGTTTCTTGAAGGACCAAGTAGCCAATCGCTTATACCCTATGAATGTCATCAAGTAGTTTACGATTGGAATGGGAAAGAGTGTATGTATTTGGGTTTGATTGAGCGTAGGAATAatatcattttcttttcttatgtTCAGAGCACCTTTGCGCTGCCCCATGGAAAGCCAATCAATGG ATCCCGTTATCTTAATCATATTCAGACTGACTCCAAGCCTATACTCAAATGGGCGAATGATGGTTATGATTCTGATCTTGATCTTAGTCTTGATGACTACAACTTGAACCTCATTGATTCGTTTGTTAACGG ATTCCGTGTCTTTGATGATACAGAGGAGGCAGTGGAGGTattggaggaggaggaggatgaggatgaggatgaggatgaggatgaggatgaggatgaggatgaggatgaggatgaggatgaggagaTG GATCCTAACACTGAGGAGTTAGTTGCAAATTGGCGAAAAAATTGTTCACGCTATGTTGTTGGAATTAGTCATG GTACAAAAGCACCTGGGGCACCATTTGCTGAATGTGGTTCTCTCCCATTACGTGGAATGTGTTGTTCA GTTTCAACGgaaaacaatttaaaatttctaaTCGGCTATGGCTTGCAGCTACCCGGCATTGACTGCAGCTTCGCCAAGAATAATAAGCACATAGAAGGCTGCAAGCTTAGCCAGCCATGGTTGGCCCATACCCTGCTCTCGCTTGGCTGTTGTGTGAGGGGCAGAGGGCCCCTTGGCTGGATTGGGCAGATAGGAGGCAGCAACCTTAGCCCGCCCTTGCTTGGCTGTCGCAAGAATAATATGCCCTTAGAAGGCAGCAAGCTTAGCCAGCCATGGTTGTGCCATAGCCTGCTCTCGCTTGGCTGTTCTGTGAGGGGCAGAGGGCCCGTTCGCTGGATTGGGCGTATAGGAATAGGAGGCAGCAACCTTAGCCAGCTGTGGTTGGCCCCTAGCCTGCCCTTGCTTGGCTGTCGCATGAAGGGCAGTCTGCGGATTTTCTATTGA
- the LOC131012830 gene encoding uncharacterized protein LOC131012830 isoform X2: protein MSNSEQKRFNAKFHLGKSGMYHLSAFSPPDFSEIPEDSFDLPFLNPWQPAFGNSCRGLLVMGDAFGHIFLCNPTTKQFQFIPPTEDITYFSIQQLSLGYDSKSGDYKLLRVTIRMREPDGTNRTKTELYSVKNDSWKTIPNCDCFLYGRGEYVDDRCYWLDLYGSKVISFDFSEESFSYLPVPREPPEPEDRLDKFLLFKLDNEDSVGLILVWPRSGGIYSCGKRIGGDYYQFWVWRDGSWCLHKNVVLSGCYDISDMIDGRFMFLEGPSSQSLIPYECHQVVYDWNGKECMYLGLIERRNNIIFFSYVQSTFALPHGKPINGSRYLNHIQTDSKPILKWANDGYDSDLDLSLDDYNLNLIDSFVNGFRVFDDTEEAVEVLEEEEDEDEDEDEDEDEDEDEDEDEDEEMDPNTEELVANWRKNCSRYVVGISHGTKAPGAPFAECGSLPLRGMCCSVSTENNLKFLIGYGLQLPGIDCSFAKNNKHIEGCKLSQPWLAHTLLSLGCCVRGRGPLGWIGQIGGSNLSPPLLGCRKNNMPLEGSKLSQPWLCHSLLSLGCSVRGRGPVRWIGRIGIGGSNLSQLWLAPSLPLLGCRMKGSLRIFY from the exons ATGAGTAATTCCGAGCAGAAACGGTTTAATGCGAAATTTCACCTTGGCAAGTCCGGTATGTATCATTTATCTGCTTTTTCTCCGCCAGATTTTTCTGAAATCCCTGAAGATAGTTTCGACCTTCCTTTTTTGAATCCATGGCAGCCAGCTTTTGGTAACAGTTGTAGGGGTTTGTTGGTTATGGGCGATGCTTTTGGCCATATTTTTCTTTGCAACCCCACAACCAAACAGTTTCAATTTATTCCTCCCACAGAAGATATAACTTATTTTAGCATCCAGCAGTTGTCTCTCGGCTATGATTCTAAATCTGGTGATTACAAACTCTTAAGAGTTACGATACGAATGCGGGAACCTGATGGAACAAATAGAACAAAAACTGAGTTGTATTCGGTAAAAAATGATTCTTGGAAGACGATTCCGAATTGTGATTGTTTTCTATATGGCCGCGGTGAGTATGTTGACGATAGGTGTTATTGGCTGGATTTATATGGAAGCAAAGTCATATCGTTCGATTTTAGCGAGGAAAGCTTCTCTTACTTGCCTGTACCACGTGAGCCACCAGAGCCAGAGGATCGTCTTGATAAATTTCTGCTATTTAAGTTAGATAATGAAGATTCGGTAGGGCTTATTTTAGTTTGGCCACGGAGCGGAGGTATCTATAGTTGCGGTAAACGTATTGGCGGTGATTATTATCAGTTTTGGGTATGGAGAGATGGGTCTTGGTGCTTGCATAAAAATGTCGTTCTTAGTGGTTGTTATGATATATCAGATATGATAGATGGTCGATTCATGTTTCTTGAAGGACCAAGTAGCCAATCGCTTATACCCTATGAATGTCATCAAGTAGTTTACGATTGGAATGGGAAAGAGTGTATGTATTTGGGTTTGATTGAGCGTAGGAATAatatcattttcttttcttatgtTCAGAGCACCTTTGCGCTGCCCCATGGAAAGCCAATCAATGG ATCCCGTTATCTTAATCATATTCAGACTGACTCCAAGCCTATACTCAAATGGGCGAATGATGGTTATGATTCTGATCTTGATCTTAGTCTTGATGACTACAACTTGAACCTCATTGATTCGTTTGTTAACGG ATTCCGTGTCTTTGATGATACAGAGGAGGCAGTGGAGGTattggaggaggaggaggatgaggatgaggatgaggatgaggatgaggatgaggatgaggatgaggatgaggatgaggatgaggagaTG GATCCTAACACTGAGGAGTTAGTTGCAAATTGGCGAAAAAATTGTTCACGCTATGTTGTTGGAATTAGTCATG GTACAAAAGCACCTGGGGCACCATTTGCTGAATGTGGTTCTCTCCCATTACGTGGAATGTGTTGTTCA GTTTCAACGgaaaacaatttaaaatttctaaTCGGCTATGGCTTGCAGCTACCCGGCATTGACTGCAGCTTCGCCAAGAATAATAAGCACATAGAAGGCTGCAAGCTTAGCCAGCCATGGTTGGCCCATACCCTGCTCTCGCTTGGCTGTTGTGTGAGGGGCAGAGGGCCCCTTGGCTGGATTGGGCAGATAGGAGGCAGCAACCTTAGCCCGCCCTTGCTTGGCTGTCGCAAGAATAATATGCCCTTAGAAGGCAGCAAGCTTAGCCAGCCATGGTTGTGCCATAGCCTGCTCTCGCTTGGCTGTTCTGTGAGGGGCAGAGGGCCCGTTCGCTGGATTGGGCGTATAGGAATAGGAGGCAGCAACCTTAGCCAGCTGTGGTTGGCCCCTAGCCTGCCCTTGCTTGGCTGTCGCATGAAGGGCAGTCTGCGGATTTTCTATTGA
- the LOC131012830 gene encoding uncharacterized protein LOC131012830 isoform X5: MRNFTLASPPAFGNSCRGLLVMGDAFGHIFLCNPTTKQFQFIPPTEDITYFSIQQLSLGYDSKSGDYKLLRVTIRMREPDGTNRTKTELYSVKNDSWKTIPNCDCFLYGRGEYVDDRCYWLDLYGSKVISFDFSEESFSYLPVPREPPEPEDRLDKFLLFKLDNEDSVGLILVWPRSGGIYSCGKRIGGDYYQFWVWRDGSWCLHKNVVLSGCYDISDMIDGRFMFLEGPSSQSLIPYECHQVVYDWNGKECMYLGLIERRNNIIFFSYVQSTFALPHGKPINGSRYLNHIQTDSKPILKWANDGYDSDLDLSLDDYNLNLIDSFVNGFRVFDDTEEAVEVLEEEEDEDEDEDEDEDEDEDEDEDEDEEMVQKHLGHHLLNVVLSHYVECVVQFQRKTI, encoded by the exons ATGCGAAATTTCACCTTGGCAAGTCCG CCAGCTTTTGGTAACAGTTGTAGGGGTTTGTTGGTTATGGGCGATGCTTTTGGCCATATTTTTCTTTGCAACCCCACAACCAAACAGTTTCAATTTATTCCTCCCACAGAAGATATAACTTATTTTAGCATCCAGCAGTTGTCTCTCGGCTATGATTCTAAATCTGGTGATTACAAACTCTTAAGAGTTACGATACGAATGCGGGAACCTGATGGAACAAATAGAACAAAAACTGAGTTGTATTCGGTAAAAAATGATTCTTGGAAGACGATTCCGAATTGTGATTGTTTTCTATATGGCCGCGGTGAGTATGTTGACGATAGGTGTTATTGGCTGGATTTATATGGAAGCAAAGTCATATCGTTCGATTTTAGCGAGGAAAGCTTCTCTTACTTGCCTGTACCACGTGAGCCACCAGAGCCAGAGGATCGTCTTGATAAATTTCTGCTATTTAAGTTAGATAATGAAGATTCGGTAGGGCTTATTTTAGTTTGGCCACGGAGCGGAGGTATCTATAGTTGCGGTAAACGTATTGGCGGTGATTATTATCAGTTTTGGGTATGGAGAGATGGGTCTTGGTGCTTGCATAAAAATGTCGTTCTTAGTGGTTGTTATGATATATCAGATATGATAGATGGTCGATTCATGTTTCTTGAAGGACCAAGTAGCCAATCGCTTATACCCTATGAATGTCATCAAGTAGTTTACGATTGGAATGGGAAAGAGTGTATGTATTTGGGTTTGATTGAGCGTAGGAATAatatcattttcttttcttatgtTCAGAGCACCTTTGCGCTGCCCCATGGAAAGCCAATCAATGG ATCCCGTTATCTTAATCATATTCAGACTGACTCCAAGCCTATACTCAAATGGGCGAATGATGGTTATGATTCTGATCTTGATCTTAGTCTTGATGACTACAACTTGAACCTCATTGATTCGTTTGTTAACGG ATTCCGTGTCTTTGATGATACAGAGGAGGCAGTGGAGGTattggaggaggaggaggatgaggatgaggatgaggatgaggatgaggatgaggatgaggatgaggatgaggatgaggatgaggagaTG GTACAAAAGCACCTGGGGCACCATTTGCTGAATGTGGTTCTCTCCCATTACGTGGAATGTGTTGTTCA GTTTCAACGgaaaacaatttaa